Proteins from a genomic interval of Actinoalloteichus hymeniacidonis:
- a CDS encoding SGNH/GDSL hydrolase family protein gives MTDLEERPGSAATGILSTGLWEWRRRRMLAETEPVRIVWVGSSTVGGSGASTQEGTATAIVGRALGETGTHYPVTGIGGWTMLGNPEVVYADLALRSVKLIRGDEIRRTLPDSDRVTVHYMQGVGATEFTVWIDDTAYRIVPSTEGSSRRADGEWLSPLLPRADHLVRIVTEGAIIVNGAYAHRGDHGRGIESYNAGRGGTRAGSYVESAELGQMCRRLGRLDPALIVVIVGSNDYSVGISPEDYRAQVGDLMERFRTSCPRRPSFLLVQAARRSDVPIPEHPWPAYGDQLRQLAELTDDTAYLDASPHWPSGLDADSLGLLLPDRIHISAVGHRWLAELITTEVTAPIAAPSAPDSGNEPVPGGDPARLSGVISAWRAGTVTGGSGTPIARWDPHAGSQSVPLTQEAPASRPLLRPAGPGGQPYVECSREAGRWLRTADWSVAYNLPITVLSVVRQPRDTLGNVYSGRSGRYVWLGHITGQDADGYQTTGAGGTSPPNSAPVWVGGSPGWQVMAQVHAGAASRHQLYGLPPVPFVGGTVAGLPGLTLANSSTGGAGSCHDLDVAEIIVIARALSAAEVTQALNWLARWYRLDGSGRTVA, from the coding sequence ATGACCGACCTCGAGGAAAGACCCGGCTCCGCCGCGACCGGCATCCTGTCCACCGGGCTGTGGGAGTGGCGGCGGCGTCGCATGTTGGCCGAGACCGAGCCGGTCCGGATCGTGTGGGTCGGCTCGTCCACGGTCGGCGGTTCCGGAGCATCGACCCAGGAGGGCACCGCGACGGCCATCGTCGGTCGGGCGCTCGGTGAGACAGGCACCCACTACCCGGTGACGGGCATCGGCGGCTGGACGATGCTGGGCAACCCCGAGGTGGTCTACGCCGACCTGGCCTTGCGGTCGGTGAAACTCATCCGGGGCGACGAGATCCGCCGCACGCTGCCCGACTCCGACCGCGTCACCGTGCACTACATGCAGGGCGTCGGGGCCACCGAGTTCACCGTCTGGATCGACGACACCGCCTATCGGATCGTGCCGAGCACCGAGGGCTCGTCACGCCGCGCCGACGGCGAATGGCTCTCACCGCTGCTGCCGCGCGCCGACCATCTCGTTCGGATCGTCACCGAGGGCGCGATCATCGTCAACGGGGCCTACGCCCATCGCGGCGACCACGGTCGGGGCATCGAGTCCTACAACGCGGGCCGGGGCGGCACCCGGGCGGGCTCGTACGTCGAATCCGCCGAGCTGGGCCAGATGTGCAGGCGCCTCGGTCGACTCGATCCCGCGCTGATCGTGGTGATCGTCGGCAGCAACGACTATTCGGTGGGTATCTCACCCGAGGACTACCGCGCCCAGGTCGGTGACCTCATGGAGCGGTTCCGCACCTCGTGTCCGCGTCGTCCCTCGTTCCTGCTGGTTCAGGCCGCGCGACGTTCCGATGTCCCCATCCCGGAACATCCATGGCCCGCCTACGGCGACCAGCTCCGGCAACTTGCCGAGCTGACCGACGACACCGCCTACCTCGACGCCTCGCCACACTGGCCATCCGGGTTGGACGCCGACTCCCTCGGTCTACTGCTGCCCGATCGCATCCACATCAGTGCCGTCGGCCATCGCTGGCTCGCCGAGCTGATCACCACCGAGGTCACCGCTCCGATCGCCGCACCCTCCGCGCCCGACAGTGGGAACGAGCCGGTGCCGGGCGGCGATCCGGCTCGACTGTCCGGGGTGATCTCCGCGTGGCGAGCGGGCACCGTGACCGGCGGATCGGGCACCCCGATCGCGCGATGGGACCCGCATGCGGGCAGCCAGTCGGTGCCACTGACCCAGGAAGCGCCCGCGTCGCGACCACTGCTGCGCCCGGCGGGGCCCGGCGGTCAGCCCTACGTCGAGTGCAGTCGGGAAGCCGGTCGTTGGTTGCGCACCGCCGATTGGTCGGTGGCCTACAACCTGCCGATCACCGTGTTGAGCGTGGTCCGACAACCACGGGACACGCTCGGCAACGTCTACAGCGGGCGATCCGGTCGGTATGTCTGGCTCGGCCACATCACCGGGCAGGACGCCGACGGATACCAGACCACCGGCGCGGGCGGGACTAGTCCGCCGAACTCGGCGCCGGTCTGGGTGGGTGGCTCGCCGGGCTGGCAGGTGATGGCGCAGGTCCATGCGGGTGCGGCGTCGCGACATCAGCTCTATGGACTGCCGCCGGTGCCGTTCGTCGGCGGCACGGTCGCCGGACTGCCCGGACTGACGTTGGCCAATAGCTCCACCGGTGGGGCGGGCAGCTGCCACGACCTCGACGTCGCGGAGATCATCGTCATCGCGAGGGCCCTCTCGGCGGCCGAGGTGACCCAGGCATTGAACTGGTTGGCGCGCTGGTATCGCCTCGACGGTTCGGGGCGCACCGTCGCCTGA